A stretch of Desulfobacter hydrogenophilus DNA encodes these proteins:
- a CDS encoding TonB-dependent receptor: MKNHLLKGCTFAASLMLILICISPLQADEKKAEKDTANSKVQEIEEMVVEDEARAQGYKTTPSQTTIELEDITFIGEPTYILDAIKINAMVDFRGASDLDPGVDSVYLNGFSAKRFVTAMDDVTIQKTGGRKSSNIVDWAQLPGFLLESVEILPGPHSALFDAKSIGGVINMKTKTPKAYDTRVPELTYTTGYRSYDTFSNTAVIQGGVEKFIYDIAYQNYMTDGYLRNNETETNIGFGRLGFILPGDGYITFSASLSDIDRNSPVNNPGTTKDDAIDFDSSYPEVTGSVWDPWQNPTWDSTAETYRFNYAQTLGINRLSAGAYYGEETRDRAYLDWVDNKDKSKGTVLSSMETDWWQQGGKITDEIKWAGGETTVGVDFTQLFDEGVDDSKTERVRKKGAFVQHKFGIIPHVDMTLGLRYEDVNTWVSNWSNGKPHNAYYDKYVKRDFDQIIPKSMTTWHMDHLGACFRDTTLSAGISKIWHAPDYHGDYNPQGRPAGITLEPEHGVGYDLILNRRLWGNINLKAGYAFYDIKDFIATNSSYAKYSSADAGALRYSDYKINLDEVYRHGTTLELSGNVTPELSFYLSWAWQKFENQGDEPAGETELDQRAEHQVGIGLRYAFNEKATLMLDYTYQSDETTEISEEIADDVWNFRQVDIPAHSVVDIGVEYKCFEQLGWLKNGTLNVYVKNLLDEDYYDSTGYPATDRTFGITFSIKI; this comes from the coding sequence TTGAAAAATCACTTACTGAAAGGCTGCACGTTTGCAGCATCCCTGATGTTGATCCTCATTTGTATAAGCCCGTTGCAGGCAGATGAAAAAAAAGCCGAGAAAGACACGGCCAACTCAAAAGTTCAAGAAATAGAAGAGATGGTTGTGGAAGACGAGGCCCGGGCCCAGGGGTACAAAACAACACCGTCCCAGACCACCATTGAACTGGAAGATATCACATTCATCGGAGAGCCCACCTATATTTTAGATGCGATCAAAATCAATGCCATGGTGGATTTCAGAGGGGCATCAGACCTGGACCCCGGGGTGGACAGCGTTTATCTGAACGGGTTCAGCGCCAAACGGTTTGTTACGGCCATGGACGACGTGACCATTCAGAAAACCGGCGGCCGGAAGTCAAGTAACATTGTGGATTGGGCCCAACTGCCCGGATTTTTGCTGGAATCCGTTGAAATTCTCCCCGGCCCACATTCCGCCTTGTTCGATGCCAAAAGCATCGGCGGGGTCATTAACATGAAAACAAAGACCCCCAAGGCATACGATACCCGGGTGCCGGAGTTGACGTATACAACAGGATACCGGTCATATGATACCTTTTCCAATACAGCCGTAATCCAGGGTGGGGTGGAAAAATTTATTTACGATATTGCATACCAGAATTATATGACGGATGGGTATTTGCGCAACAATGAAACCGAAACCAACATCGGATTCGGCCGCCTGGGATTTATACTGCCGGGAGATGGATATATCACCTTTTCGGCCTCATTATCAGATATTGACCGGAATTCACCGGTCAACAATCCCGGTACGACAAAAGACGATGCAATAGACTTCGATTCCAGCTACCCCGAGGTAACGGGCAGTGTCTGGGATCCCTGGCAGAACCCGACCTGGGACAGCACTGCCGAGACGTACCGTTTCAACTACGCCCAGACCCTGGGCATCAATCGGCTCAGCGCCGGTGCTTATTACGGGGAAGAGACCCGTGACCGGGCCTATTTAGACTGGGTGGACAACAAAGATAAATCCAAAGGGACCGTACTAAGTTCCATGGAAACGGACTGGTGGCAGCAGGGCGGTAAAATCACAGACGAAATCAAATGGGCCGGGGGTGAAACCACCGTTGGTGTTGACTTTACCCAGCTTTTTGACGAGGGTGTGGACGACAGTAAAACAGAAAGAGTCCGCAAAAAAGGCGCTTTTGTCCAGCATAAATTCGGCATTATTCCCCATGTGGACATGACCTTGGGGCTGCGGTACGAGGATGTCAATACCTGGGTCAGCAACTGGTCCAACGGCAAGCCACACAATGCATATTACGACAAATATGTGAAGCGGGACTTTGACCAGATCATCCCAAAATCCATGACAACCTGGCATATGGACCATTTAGGCGCCTGCTTCCGGGACACCACCCTATCTGCCGGTATCAGTAAAATCTGGCACGCCCCGGACTACCACGGTGACTACAATCCCCAGGGACGGCCTGCCGGTATTACCCTGGAACCGGAACACGGGGTGGGATATGACCTGATTTTAAACCGCAGGCTCTGGGGCAATATTAACCTGAAAGCCGGATATGCGTTTTACGACATCAAGGATTTCATCGCCACCAACAGCAGCTATGCCAAGTATTCAAGCGCCGATGCCGGGGCGCTGCGGTACAGCGACTATAAAATCAACCTGGATGAAGTCTACCGTCATGGCACCACGCTTGAGCTGTCAGGCAATGTTACACCGGAACTCTCTTTTTATCTGAGCTGGGCCTGGCAAAAATTCGAAAACCAGGGAGATGAACCGGCCGGGGAAACCGAACTGGACCAACGGGCCGAGCACCAGGTCGGAATTGGATTGCGCTATGCCTTTAACGAGAAAGCAACCCTGATGCTGGATTACACCTACCAGAGCGATGAAACTACCGAGATCTCCGAAGAGATTGCCGATGATGTCTGGAATTTCCGCCAGGTGGATATCCCCGCCCACAGTGTGGTGGACATCGGTGTTGAGTACAAATGTTTTGAACAGCTTGGCTGGCTGAAAAACGGCACACTAAATGTCTACGTCAAAAACCTGCTGGACGAAGACTATTATGACAGCACAGGTTATCCCGCCACAGACCGGACGTTTGGTATTACATTCAGCATCAAAATTTAA
- a CDS encoding tetratricopeptide repeat protein, translated as MNPILKTVIVILIFTAGSLTPLETTLAQDDQKMPVSIQRLLIKVRAAMDKDDYAAAVKLIQADQTKSESNAPCSHPTVCLALGNCFLMQKKMTYAESAYLTALSLDKNYLDAQVNLAKVYTDTNRTAKAGEAFWAAYQLSDPQNPKYLYYSAVMALTDGKTQTAICRFESLFSTHPDQVTRQWRENYANALVTARQWKKAAPVIRDLIAQSKGESRIKWQEALLQVYLTINETGKALDLAGTLSRQAPSEARWWKALVHIRLTRGEYANAFEDLIIYSFVTPLTRQEKKLFADLSLQLNIPARAARMYETLITESAGKKVSPNHNRQMINRLVCAYRQMGRGDKALAVLNRLDPQAGNPELLLLKGDVLYETKNYKAADKAFRTAALKNCSQKGQAWLMAGYAAWQYNDLTASRSAFEQAAQFKRQRKDALAAIAQLKRNSRM; from the coding sequence ATGAATCCGATTTTAAAAACCGTCATCGTCATTCTGATTTTTACAGCCGGCAGCCTCACCCCGCTGGAAACAACGCTGGCCCAAGATGATCAAAAAATGCCCGTGTCTATTCAGCGTCTGCTCATTAAGGTCAGGGCAGCCATGGATAAAGATGATTATGCCGCCGCTGTCAAGCTCATCCAGGCGGACCAGACCAAATCCGAAAGCAATGCTCCGTGCAGCCATCCCACTGTCTGCCTGGCCCTGGGCAATTGCTTTTTGATGCAAAAAAAGATGACCTATGCCGAGTCGGCATATCTGACGGCCTTATCCCTGGACAAAAATTACCTGGATGCCCAGGTCAACCTGGCCAAGGTGTATACGGACACCAACCGGACCGCCAAGGCCGGCGAGGCATTTTGGGCCGCCTATCAACTATCTGACCCCCAAAATCCCAAATACCTGTACTACAGTGCAGTTATGGCGCTTACCGACGGAAAGACCCAGACCGCAATTTGCAGATTTGAGTCTTTATTTTCCACCCATCCGGACCAGGTCACCCGGCAATGGCGGGAAAACTATGCCAATGCCTTGGTAACGGCCCGGCAATGGAAAAAAGCCGCGCCTGTGATCAGGGATCTGATTGCCCAATCAAAGGGAGAATCCCGGATCAAATGGCAGGAGGCCCTGCTTCAGGTTTACCTGACCATTAACGAAACCGGCAAAGCCCTGGACCTTGCCGGTACCCTGAGCCGGCAGGCCCCGTCCGAAGCCAGGTGGTGGAAGGCCCTGGTCCACATCCGTCTGACCAGGGGGGAGTATGCCAACGCCTTTGAGGATCTGATTATCTACAGCTTTGTCACCCCGCTGACACGGCAGGAAAAAAAACTGTTTGCAGATCTAAGTTTACAGTTGAATATCCCTGCCCGGGCCGCCCGCATGTATGAAACCCTGATTACCGAATCGGCTGGAAAAAAGGTATCCCCAAATCACAACAGGCAGATGATAAACCGCCTGGTGTGTGCCTACCGGCAGATGGGCCGGGGAGACAAGGCCCTGGCAGTGCTCAACCGCCTTGATCCCCAGGCGGGCAATCCGGAGCTTTTGCTGCTCAAAGGAGATGTCCTGTACGAAACAAAAAATTATAAGGCTGCAGACAAGGCGTTCAGGACCGCAGCCCTAAAAAATTGTTCCCAAAAAGGACAGGCATGGCTGATGGCCGGGTATGCGGCCTGGCAGTATAACGATCTTACTGCCAGCCGCAGCGCGTTTGAACAGGCAGCGCAATTTAAACGCCAGCGCAAGGATGCCCTGGCTGCCATTGCACAACTCAAGAGAAACAGCCGGATGTAA
- a CDS encoding energy transducer TonB, with translation MKTMKKPLGPAGGWQPWAVALAGTLALNLLLFSVIPNLMKPQEAVPLVGPMIQQVQLTRLRRSIIEPEKKKKTPPPKAQPKKQSVKPRMNRQITRSLSMPFEINPRLPQGPTTIAVPEVMSTSLDTLSLDTLFDTGDLDQPLTVISRVPPVYPFRAKAKAIEGWVSVEFTVNEQGRVEDIKILDAEPEKIFDDSVMHCVAAWRFKPGRVNRELVKTRARTRIRFKLN, from the coding sequence ATGAAAACCATGAAGAAGCCTCTTGGGCCGGCCGGTGGATGGCAGCCCTGGGCCGTGGCATTGGCCGGCACCCTGGCTCTGAATCTGTTGCTTTTTTCCGTTATTCCCAATCTGATGAAACCCCAGGAGGCTGTCCCGCTGGTGGGCCCGATGATTCAGCAGGTCCAGCTCACCCGGCTACGGCGCTCAATCATTGAACCGGAAAAGAAAAAAAAGACGCCTCCGCCCAAGGCTCAACCCAAAAAGCAATCGGTCAAACCCAGGATGAACCGGCAAATCACCAGATCTCTTTCCATGCCTTTTGAAATCAATCCCCGGTTGCCCCAGGGACCGACTACTATTGCCGTGCCCGAAGTGATGTCAACATCCCTGGACACCCTGTCTCTTGACACGCTTTTTGACACGGGAGACCTGGATCAACCCCTGACGGTGATTTCCAGGGTTCCGCCGGTTTACCCCTTCCGGGCCAAGGCCAAGGCCATTGAAGGCTGGGTATCTGTGGAATTCACGGTGAATGAACAGGGCCGTGTGGAGGACATAAAAATCCTGGATGCAGAACCTGAAAAAATATTTGATGACAGCGTGATGCATTGCGTTGCTGCCTGGCGATTCAAACCCGGCCGGGTCAACCGGGAGCTTGTAAAGACCCGGGCCAGAACACGCATCCGTTTTAAATTGAATTAA
- a CDS encoding ExbD/TolR family protein, which produces MLNVSSSRKHKKSAVELNIAPLIDMVFILLIFFLVTTSFVKETGIDVTRPTASTATTQSKATILIAVDSQNRVFMDHRGIDIRAVRANTERALAENPDGAVVVVADRQSDTGVAIQVMDGCRLAGASNVSLAAALPEGQ; this is translated from the coding sequence ATGTTAAACGTTTCATCAAGCAGAAAACATAAAAAAAGTGCGGTGGAGCTGAACATTGCCCCGCTTATTGATATGGTATTTATCCTGTTGATTTTTTTCCTTGTCACCACAAGTTTTGTCAAGGAAACCGGCATTGATGTCACCCGGCCTACAGCATCAACAGCAACAACTCAATCCAAAGCCACCATCCTCATTGCCGTGGACAGCCAGAACCGGGTCTTCATGGATCACCGGGGGATCGATATCCGGGCGGTCAGGGCCAATACTGAACGGGCCCTGGCCGAAAATCCCGACGGGGCCGTGGTGGTGGTGGCGGACCGGCAATCAGACACCGGCGTGGCCATCCAGGTCATGGACGGCTGCCGTCTGGCCGGGGCATCTAATGTATCTTTGGCTGCAGCACTTCCGGAGGGGCAATGA
- a CDS encoding MotA/TolQ/ExbB proton channel family protein produces the protein MLEFLRENLELMTDLIRAGGVVMVPLVILSLVMWLLIIERAFFFRRLYKKNMNSSTALSLVRENTLPDPKMYCGAVSLLVTEFIGNRSGSPQLDRHLLDAAVARINRRMTRSLALIGVLAAMAPLMGLLGTVTGMITTFDVLAIFGTGNAKAMAGGISESLITTQTGLIVAIPGLYMKGFLDRRAEHLSQRIQRMGLYLKRNL, from the coding sequence ATGCTGGAATTTCTTCGGGAGAACCTTGAACTCATGACGGATCTGATCCGGGCCGGCGGCGTGGTCATGGTCCCCCTGGTCATCTTAAGTCTTGTCATGTGGCTGTTGATTATCGAACGGGCCTTTTTTTTCAGGCGGCTTTACAAAAAAAACATGAACAGCAGCACCGCCCTCTCCCTGGTTCGTGAGAACACCCTGCCTGACCCCAAAATGTACTGCGGAGCCGTCAGTCTTTTGGTCACGGAGTTCATTGGAAACCGCTCGGGTTCCCCCCAACTGGACCGCCACCTTCTGGATGCCGCAGTTGCCCGGATCAACCGACGGATGACCCGATCCCTGGCGTTGATCGGGGTGCTGGCAGCCATGGCACCGCTTATGGGACTGCTTGGCACCGTCACCGGTATGATCACCACCTTTGACGTTCTGGCCATATTCGGCACAGGCAATGCCAAAGCCATGGCCGGCGGTATCTCAGAATCCCTCATCACCACCCAAACAGGTCTTATTGTGGCCATTCCAGGACTTTACATGAAAGGTTTTTTGGACCGGCGAGCCGAACATTTAAGCCAACGCATCCAGCGGATGGGCTTATACCTGAAAAGGAATCTATAG
- a CDS encoding MotA/TolQ/ExbB proton channel family protein: MKSNSKYAMIAAVLGVMMLFSRPAWAKDMREIRIETRKIEESMKQKAAAELSAAQKAVSESRRQILADRSRLDRAIADLKQRITVVDVELKALKSENENLTAQDNELTAKLDEAQGTIQELSGVIRMNAKDIRSLLDDGFLTGVYRPDTQFLSTMTNNSVIPGMDQIKTMADLLFGRIEQGGSVCLETGTIVNREGKSHESQILIIGAFTAAYQTDGESGFLNYGHGEKKLYALSKRPPSAMQKQLTRYMAGKSDAVPMDISRGGALNQLVHDLSLMDQIPKGGPIVWPILAILVLGVLITLERIFFLLRRKISLDTVCSKIETQAENRNWEACTETCDQYRKNPVVRVIRSGVDSRNLPREDMENAVQEAILKEIPPMERFLSTMGMLAAIAPLLGLLGTVTGMIDTFHVITMHGTGDPRMMSGGISEALVTTMLGLSVAIPIMLSHTLLSRAVENCVGMMEEKAMALINIVQKFKVS, translated from the coding sequence ATGAAAAGCAACTCCAAATATGCAATGATAGCTGCCGTACTGGGTGTCATGATGCTTTTTAGCCGGCCGGCATGGGCAAAGGATATGCGGGAAATTCGCATCGAAACCCGGAAAATTGAAGAATCCATGAAACAAAAGGCAGCGGCTGAACTATCTGCCGCCCAAAAGGCAGTAAGTGAAAGCCGTCGGCAGATTTTGGCGGACAGGTCCCGTCTGGACCGGGCCATTGCGGATTTAAAGCAACGGATTACAGTCGTTGATGTTGAACTCAAAGCCCTTAAATCTGAAAATGAAAACCTGACTGCACAAGACAACGAATTGACGGCGAAACTGGATGAAGCCCAGGGTACGATTCAGGAATTGTCCGGTGTCATCCGCATGAATGCCAAAGACATCCGTTCCCTCTTGGATGACGGCTTTCTAACCGGGGTGTACCGCCCCGATACCCAGTTTTTATCTACCATGACGAATAATTCCGTTATTCCCGGGATGGACCAAATCAAAACCATGGCCGATTTGCTTTTTGGCCGGATTGAGCAGGGCGGGTCTGTCTGCCTGGAAACCGGCACAATCGTCAACCGCGAAGGAAAAAGCCATGAAAGCCAAATCCTGATTATCGGCGCATTCACGGCGGCATACCAGACGGACGGGGAATCCGGATTTCTTAACTACGGCCATGGAGAGAAAAAACTGTATGCCCTGTCCAAACGGCCGCCCTCGGCCATGCAAAAACAACTTACCCGGTACATGGCCGGTAAAAGTGATGCCGTGCCCATGGACATTTCCAGGGGCGGGGCATTGAACCAGCTTGTTCACGACTTGAGCCTGATGGACCAGATTCCCAAAGGTGGTCCCATTGTCTGGCCCATTCTGGCCATTCTTGTATTGGGCGTGTTGATCACCCTGGAACGGATTTTTTTCCTTTTACGCCGAAAAATCAGCCTTGACACCGTGTGCAGCAAGATCGAGACCCAGGCCGAAAACCGCAACTGGGAGGCATGTACCGAAACCTGCGACCAGTATCGTAAAAATCCGGTTGTCCGGGTCATCCGCTCGGGGGTTGACAGCCGAAACCTTCCCAGGGAAGACATGGAAAATGCAGTCCAGGAAGCCATTCTCAAAGAGATACCGCCTATGGAACGGTTTCTATCCACCATGGGTATGCTGGCAGCCATTGCGCCTCTGTTGGGTCTGTTGGGAACCGTTACCGGCATGATCGATACCTTTCATGTCATCACCATGCACGGCACAGGCGATCCACGAATGATGTCCGGCGGCATTTCCGAGGCCTTGGTGACCACCATGCTGGGCCTGTCCGTCGCCATTCCAATTATGCTCTCACACACCCTTTTAAGCCGGGCCGTGGAAAACTGTGTGGGGATGATGGAGGAAAAGGCCATGGCACTGATCAATATTGTCCAAAAATTCAAGGTGTCCTGA
- a CDS encoding DUF3450 domain-containing protein — protein MNKGKIAIQVFLVLTMSWSYDALAGNVKKDIEAPVHEAVGIEQTTQAREVNWRTEKEKKTLEFEAMEKEMAMVEKERNTEADRRTALISNVSRKTEQIEDIAEIEGQISPFLCDLLDKIKKLNARDLPFLQEERRKRIQALEELNANPQVPVSEKFRKLMEALLVETEYGTTIEVYQQTVSLSGEETLVNIFRLGRLRLFYQTLDKQQCGFFNPAQKVWEPLENIHIKTIQAAIDMGLKRKPVEILSLPLGRIVVQ, from the coding sequence ATGAACAAAGGCAAAATAGCCATACAGGTCTTCCTCGTACTGACAATGTCATGGTCTTATGATGCCTTGGCGGGCAATGTAAAAAAAGATATCGAGGCCCCTGTTCATGAGGCTGTTGGAATTGAGCAGACAACCCAAGCCCGGGAAGTCAACTGGCGCACTGAAAAAGAAAAAAAGACATTGGAATTCGAAGCCATGGAAAAAGAAATGGCCATGGTCGAAAAAGAACGGAACACTGAGGCCGACCGAAGAACGGCCCTAATCTCAAACGTAAGCCGGAAAACAGAACAGATAGAGGACATTGCCGAAATCGAAGGGCAAATCTCTCCATTTCTTTGCGATTTATTAGACAAAATTAAAAAGTTAAACGCCCGTGATCTGCCTTTTTTACAGGAGGAGCGGCGAAAAAGGATTCAGGCCCTTGAAGAATTAAACGCCAATCCACAAGTCCCGGTGAGCGAAAAGTTCAGAAAGTTAATGGAGGCCCTTTTGGTGGAAACCGAATACGGAACAACTATTGAAGTCTACCAGCAAACGGTTTCCCTTTCAGGGGAAGAGACCTTGGTCAACATCTTCAGACTGGGCCGGCTGCGCCTTTTTTATCAGACCCTGGACAAACAGCAATGCGGATTCTTCAACCCTGCACAAAAGGTATGGGAACCCCTGGAAAACATCCATATTAAAACCATTCAGGCTGCCATAGACATGGGCTTAAAGCGCAAACCCGTTGAGATATTAAGCCTGCCTTTAGGAAGGATCGTGGTCCAATGA
- a CDS encoding cation:proton antiporter, translating into MNEYTLIQISGILIAATACQWLAWRVKIPGIVFLLITGILAGPVMGLLNPEKMMGDLFFPFVSMSVALILFEGSLTLDFAQIRGLHMVVRNMVSFGMLITWIITALAARLGLGLSWHISVLLGAITSVSGPTVIVPMLRTIRPNHNIANILRWEGIIVDPIGAAMAVLAYEFIISGSAQQAMGHTVLVFVRLVATGTAIGVVCGYGFGLAIRKHWIPEFMHNLFAISLVLGAFVFSNHLQHEAGLVTVTVMGIWLANMKDVPIGDILDFKEHISILLISVLFIMLAARLNIDELIALGWEMSFLFIAIQFLARPMNIMVSSIGSRLTWPERHMLAWIAPRGIVAAAISALFATQLQKAGYPDAGVLVPLTFFIIISTVIVQSVTARPIALWLKVAEPTPNGFVIFGANQLARAIGKALMDLGFQVQLADTGWDQVMKAKNEGLPTYFGNPVSEHADRHIQLVGIRGVLALFPHEAANVAVAIHYRLEFGADEIYILPSRPEENRSTADRMSIQTHGKILFGQTASYPAMATDMARGGHIITTKLTEKFTLAQFTQKHGQKALLLFAVDKTNRLHVYAHDSQIVPEPGWSLVYMLKNGENNHLGTGEDKHNIDPVRLKKGYNV; encoded by the coding sequence ATGAATGAATACACGCTCATACAGATTTCGGGGATACTGATCGCAGCCACCGCCTGTCAATGGCTGGCCTGGCGGGTGAAGATTCCGGGAATTGTTTTTCTTTTGATCACCGGCATCCTGGCCGGTCCCGTAATGGGACTTTTGAACCCCGAAAAGATGATGGGGGATCTTTTTTTCCCCTTTGTGTCCATGTCCGTGGCCCTGATTCTGTTTGAGGGTAGCCTGACCCTGGATTTTGCCCAGATCCGGGGTCTTCACATGGTGGTCCGGAACATGGTGTCCTTCGGTATGCTGATCACCTGGATCATCACAGCCCTGGCCGCCCGGTTGGGTTTGGGGTTGTCCTGGCATATCAGCGTGCTTCTGGGTGCCATCACATCCGTGAGCGGCCCCACCGTTATTGTACCCATGCTGCGCACGATCCGGCCCAACCATAACATCGCAAATATTCTCAGGTGGGAAGGCATCATTGTGGATCCCATCGGTGCGGCCATGGCGGTTCTGGCCTATGAATTCATCATATCTGGATCGGCCCAGCAGGCCATGGGCCATACCGTCCTGGTCTTTGTACGGCTGGTGGCCACGGGTACAGCCATTGGTGTGGTCTGCGGCTATGGGTTTGGTCTGGCCATACGCAAACACTGGATTCCAGAATTCATGCACAACCTGTTTGCCATCTCCCTGGTTCTGGGTGCGTTTGTGTTTTCCAATCATCTGCAGCATGAGGCGGGTCTGGTAACGGTCACCGTCATGGGTATCTGGCTGGCCAACATGAAGGATGTACCCATCGGTGACATTCTTGATTTCAAGGAACACATCAGTATTCTGCTGATCTCTGTCCTTTTTATTATGCTGGCCGCCCGGCTGAATATTGATGAGCTGATTGCCCTGGGCTGGGAAATGAGTTTTTTATTCATCGCCATTCAGTTTCTGGCCCGCCCCATGAACATCATGGTGTCCAGTATCGGTTCCCGCCTTACCTGGCCGGAACGGCACATGCTGGCCTGGATTGCCCCCCGGGGAATCGTGGCAGCAGCCATTTCAGCCTTGTTCGCCACACAGCTCCAGAAGGCAGGCTACCCGGATGCCGGTGTACTGGTACCCCTGACCTTTTTTATTATTATTTCCACGGTCATCGTGCAAAGTGTTACAGCACGTCCCATTGCCCTGTGGCTTAAGGTGGCCGAGCCCACTCCCAACGGCTTTGTCATTTTTGGGGCCAATCAACTAGCGCGTGCCATTGGCAAGGCCTTGATGGATCTTGGATTTCAGGTTCAGCTGGCCGATACCGGGTGGGATCAGGTGATGAAGGCCAAAAACGAGGGGCTGCCCACATATTTTGGCAATCCCGTGTCAGAACATGCGGACCGGCATATTCAGCTGGTGGGCATCCGGGGGGTGCTTGCCCTGTTTCCCCATGAAGCGGCCAACGTGGCGGTAGCCATTCACTATCGTCTGGAATTCGGGGCTGATGAAATTTATATTCTGCCTTCCAGGCCGGAAGAGAACAGGTCGACTGCAGACCGGATGTCCATCCAGACCCATGGAAAAATCCTGTTTGGCCAAACAGCCTCATACCCTGCTATGGCGACCGATATGGCCCGTGGGGGGCATATTATCACCACAAAACTGACGGAAAAATTCACACTGGCGCAATTCACACAGAAACATGGCCAAAAGGCTCTGCTATTATTTGCCGTGGATAAAACCAACCGACTTCACGTGTATGCCCATGACAGCCAGATTGTTCCCGAGCCAGGCTGGTCCCTGGTGTATATGCTAAAAAATGGTGAGAACAATCATTTAGGGACTGGGGAAGATAAACACAATATCGATCCTGTCCGTTTAAAGAAGGGATACAATGTCTGA
- a CDS encoding superoxide dismutase yields the protein MTGVSCKGLGGGMIIQASLPYKADALEPYLSEKTIRVHYGKHHAGYVKKLNGMIKGSAYADMTIEAIIQKTYGSTDETGIFNNAAQVFNHTFYWNSMKPGGGGEPTGIIAEKIQADFGSFYEFKKAFASAALSQFGSGWAWLVKDGDALKIIKTANADTPIAQGLTPLLTVDVWEHAYYLDYQNRRADYVDTYLEHLVNWEFAETNLAG from the coding sequence ATGACCGGTGTCAGCTGTAAAGGCCTTGGGGGGGGCATGATAATCCAAGCGTCTCTACCCTACAAAGCCGATGCCCTGGAACCGTATCTTTCTGAAAAAACAATTCGCGTTCACTACGGGAAGCACCATGCCGGTTATGTAAAAAAATTGAACGGGATGATTAAAGGATCCGCCTACGCAGATATGACCATCGAGGCAATTATTCAGAAAACCTACGGCAGCACCGATGAGACCGGTATTTTTAATAATGCTGCCCAGGTCTTTAACCATACGTTCTACTGGAACAGCATGAAACCGGGTGGCGGCGGTGAGCCTACCGGTATCATTGCCGAAAAAATTCAAGCGGACTTCGGAAGTTTCTATGAATTCAAAAAAGCCTTTGCATCTGCAGCGCTTTCCCAGTTCGGCAGCGGATGGGCATGGCTGGTCAAAGACGGAGATGCGCTGAAAATAATTAAAACGGCAAACGCCGATACACCCATTGCCCAAGGGCTGACTCCGCTTCTTACCGTTGATGTATGGGAGCATGCATATTATCTGGATTATCAGAACCGGAGAGCAGACTATGTCGACACATATCTGGAACATCTGGTCAACTGGGAGTTTGCAGAAACCAATCTGGCCGGATAG
- a CDS encoding universal stress protein, with amino-acid sequence MTAKILIPFDETECAQNTVTYVGENLNKDDEVTLFHVVPNTAAACGLNSPSLTPYFEKERNSFCRMEEKREKVIRDTLEAARNKLINAGFAKDKVYIKTQPQGKKISDDIIHEAQKGKYNTVAMGRSSTSGLKEFFIGSNASRVMHTLNIPVVIVD; translated from the coding sequence ATGACTGCCAAAATACTGATTCCCTTTGACGAAACTGAATGCGCCCAAAATACCGTTACCTATGTTGGGGAAAACCTGAACAAGGACGATGAGGTCACACTGTTTCATGTAGTGCCGAATACTGCGGCAGCCTGTGGGCTCAACAGCCCCAGTCTCACGCCCTATTTTGAAAAAGAACGCAATTCTTTCTGCCGGATGGAGGAAAAGCGCGAGAAAGTAATTCGGGACACCCTTGAAGCCGCAAGGAATAAATTAATCAATGCCGGATTTGCCAAAGATAAAGTTTATATAAAAACGCAGCCCCAAGGCAAAAAGATTTCCGATGACATTATACACGAGGCACAAAAAGGAAAATACAATACTGTTGCCATGGGACGAAGTTCGACTTCAGGTCTAAAAGAATTTTTTATTGGCAGCAACGCTTCACGGGTAATGCATACCTTGAACATCCCAGTGGTCATTGTTGACTAA